The nucleotide sequence GCATAAGGCCGCCGAGGGTGCCCGATGTCCCCCAGAACCAAGACTTTGAGGGGGTAGTGCTGGGCTATGCCTCCTGGCGCGAGGACAGGCGAAGGTACCGCCTGGACCTCTACCGCGACCCCTTCCGCGCGGTGCGGCTCACGGACTCGGGGCCCAAGGAGAGTTCTCTAGAGCGCATCGGGGTGTTCCACTCCAAAGGCCAGATGGAGGGCGTCCCCATTCTGGCAGAAACCCTTCCCAAGGGAAGCCGCTTCCGCCTCCTCTTCCGCTACCACGGGGGCCTGGCCCGGCACAAGGGGGTGGCGGGGGCGGTGCCGCCCCAAGAGCTCAAGAAGGCCCTCCGGGAGTACTACGGAAAGGTGGCGGAACGCGAGAGGAAGCGGGCAGAGTACCACGGCCTGGAAAAGGCCCTCGAGGTCTACCGGGAGCTGGAAGAGAGGCTAAAGGACAAGGAGGTCTTCCCCATCCGGGTGGGCTTCGGCTCGGGCAGGCTCAGCCTCCGACTGGCCCTCCTCCTCCCTGAGGATCACCCGGAGGCCCAGGAGCCCAAGACCCGCAAGACCGCGGGGGCCAAAGACCCCAAGGACGGCTACCCCTTGGGCTGGGCGGTGGGACGGCTTGTGCCCCTATGAAGGGGGCAAGGCATGGAGAAGCTGATCCTTTCCTTTCTCGGTATCGGCAACTACCAGGAGGAAGCTCACAAAGCAGGCGGAGGAAGCTGAGCCTGGAGAAGCGCTAGCAGTCCCAGTCAGAGCGCACCAGACCGCGGCCCCCCGCCGCGGCAAAGGCCTTCCGCCCCATTCCGGTACGCCCGTGCCTGGGCCTGGAAGGGGCGCTCAGGCGCTAGAGGGGTGAACCACACGTTCGGGTCAAGAAGGTCGCTATACCACGGTGAAGCCCGCATCCCCGTACACAGGCCCCACCCCCAGCACCTGGACTTCTCCCTGGACCCCATAGATGCGCAGGGCATCCTGGGAGAGGTCCAGGAGCCTCCGGGCCCGGGCCTTGAGGTCTTCCAGAAGCCCTTCGTCCAGGTAGCACTCAAACACAGAAAGCTGGACCCGCTCCCCGTAGCTTTTCAAAAGGTTTGCCAGCTTTATCCGCCGGGTGTCGTCGGGGATGTCATAGGCGATGGTGTAAAGGCGCTTCATGGCTTGAGGATACACGCTCCGCTTCAGGCCCAGAGGTATCCCAGGGGCAGGGCGAAGAGCCGCTCCCCGAAGGGCAGGGCCCGTTCCCCCGGGTGCAGGATGGCCCCCAGGAGAAACTTCTCCCCCAGCCGCTCCCTCAACCGGGCCAGGGGGGCGAAATCCCTGGAGCCCAGGGTGGCCCCGGCCTTGACCTCGAGGCCCACCACCCCCCCGGGAAACTCCAGCAGGAGGTCCGCCTCCAAGCCCCCCGCCTCCCGGTAGTGGTAGGCCCGGAAGTCCTCCCGGGCCGCCTGCAGGCGCAGGACCTCCCCCACCACAAAACCCTCCAGGAG is from Thermus tengchongensis and encodes:
- the csm5 gene encoding type III-A CRISPR-associated RAMP protein Csm5, with amino-acid sequence MSFLETYALELELLSPVHVGTGEAYPAYAYVPDFAKKQVHLLDPSALLLALSQERRKAFLQKVAEGPKGAQEVLRSLYQEGQVPQEAVVRTLPASTAFLLAVKEATSEAQLEYRPLPYSPQGPYLPGSSVKGALRTAWLFWRLLQRGEDLVFQRGMWQFRRSLEEVRIRPPRVPDVPQNQDFEGVVLGYASWREDRRRYRLDLYRDPFRAVRLTDSGPKESSLERIGVFHSKGQMEGVPILAETLPKGSRFRLLFRYHGGLARHKGVAGAVPPQELKKALREYYGKVAERERKRAEYHGLEKALEVYRELEERLKDKEVFPIRVGFGSGRLSLRLALLLPEDHPEAQEPKTRKTAGAKDPKDGYPLGWAVGRLVPL
- the cas2 gene encoding CRISPR-associated endonuclease Cas2; the encoded protein is MKRLYTIAYDIPDDTRRIKLANLLKSYGERVQLSVFECYLDEGLLEDLKARARRLLDLSQDALRIYGVQGEVQVLGVGPVYGDAGFTVV